GCCCTGGGAGAAGATGTAAACACAAAAATGCTTGTTTCCCTTATCATGACAAAATTACCCAAAGATGTGATAACCCACCTGACTGACCACAAAGAAGATGGTCAAGAATGGACAGTGCAGCTTttgagagacaagttgcatAGATTCATCACAAACAGAGAAAATGCTGAGAGACAGTGTGGCATCAAAGATGACAGTAAACACACTGCTAGAAGCATGTGTCTCACATCTGAAGATAAAGAAGGTATAACTACCACTGAAACACTGTTCTCTGTTACCAAGCCTCCCAAAGATCAGAAAGTCAGAAGAAGAGATATCTGTGTCTACTGTCAAGGCAAACACTGGAGCGATGAGTGCAAAAAGTATGCCACTGTGgcagcaagaaaagaaaaaataaagggaCAATGTTTCATTTGCCTAACACCAGGCCATCATCAGAAGGATTGCAAAGCCAATAAAGTGTGTGTTCACTGCCAACAGAAGAATAAGCACCACAGAAGTCTCTGCATTAACAAATTCCAAGAGAAACCTGCAGAAACTGCACATGTAGTGACTGAAACCATATCCCCTGTAACAGAAAATACCCTACTAGCTTCAGACGAGCAAGTTCTGATGCAAACAGCCACAGTAGAAgttgaaaatcttgaaaaatctGGAAAACAGACCATCAGATTGCTCTTGGATACCGGTAGCCAAAGATCATACATCACTGAACAGTTGGCAGATAAACGTCAATTGCCAATTAAAGGATCTGAGACCCTGACCGTGTACACATTCAACACATCCAAACCCAGACAGCTGCAAACTCCTGTTACTGAACTCAGACTGTTGACAAAAGATGGATAATCCCTGCACTTGAGAGTAAATGTTGTACCAAAGATAACTGGTACTTTACAAAGAGCATGCTTTGacacaaagaaaattgaacacCTTCTTAAGGACATTACTCTTGCTCACTCAATCCCTACTTCAAAGGAAACTGCAAGTATAGAGCTACTACTTGGAAGTGATTATTACTGTGACATTTTCTCTGGTGATATACAAATGAAACAAGTTGTTCCAGGATTAAACCTCATGGTATCCAAGTTGGGATGGATACTCACAGGCAGAATTAAGTGTCAAGAAGCTCAATCTGCTCCTTCAATTTCAATGCTGACATACACATCCAGTCCAGTCAATGCACATCTTGCTGCTCAGTTCAATGTCCAAACACTACCAACCGAACAGAAACCACAGCTGGACGATTTCTGGAAACTTGAAACACTTGGAATCAGTGAGCCCGTGAGTGTAAATGATGACGACCAAGCCCTTCAGAAATTTAATGACACAGTCAGATTTGAAGATGGCAGATACCAGGTAACCTGGCCATGGAAAAAAGAATCCCCTTCACTGCCAACAAATTACCAACTTGCATTGGGAAGGTTGAGATGCCTTACCAATATACTTGCCAAAAACCCAGAACATCTGACCAAATATGATGCTGTAATCCAGGACCAGCTTCACAAGGGTATTGTTGAAATTGTACCTGATGAAGAATCTGTAAACACATTGAAGCACTACATCCCACACCATGAGATTGTGACACCTGACACACAACAAAAATACGCGTTGTCTTTGATGGTTCAGCTAAAACCAAAAAAGGAAGCCAAAGCCTAAATGAAAACCTACACCGTGGTCCAATAATACTGGAAGATTTATGTGGACTCCTGATGAGGTTCAGACTTAACAGAGTGGCGCTAATTGCTGATGTCGAAAAAGCATTTCATCAAGTGGGGCTTCAACCTGAAGACAGAGATGTAACACAATTTCTCTGGTTAAAAGATGCCACAAAGCCCATCCTAGAAAACAATGTACAGGAACTGAGATTCACCCGAGTTCCATTTGGAATGATTTCAAGCCCATTCCTGCTGGCTGCAACAGTCAAGTATCATCTAAACAAAGCAGATACCCCAGTAGCCAAGAAGATTTCAGACAACATGTATGTGGACAACATGGTCACAGGAGTTGCCACATCAGAACAAGCAGTCGAATTCTACAAGGAAGCTAAGTCTCTTTTCCAGTCTTCATCGATGAATCTCCGTGAGTGGGCATCAAACTCTAAAGAATTCCTTCAGAACATTCCAGAAAGTGACCAAACAAGGGGAGACACCATGAAAATCCTTGGAACCACCCGGAACATGACCAGTGACACAATCTTTGTCAATGGATCTGAAACATCATCCTGTCCAGTCACCTCAAAACGAGAAGCATTACAGTCTATCAGCAGAATCTATGATCCATTAGGATTTTTTTctccagttacattaaacggaAAACTGTTTCTCCaagaactttggaaaaacgagtCAGACTGGGACGAAACACTCTCAGAATTACAACAGCAACAGTGGTACAAGATACAGGATGACCACACCCCACTGTCCTCAATTCCTGTGCCTAGATACATTGGTATAGGCACTGAAAGCAAACTGTTCTGTTTCACCGTTGCCTCAGCTAAAGCATACTCAGCAGCCGTATACCTGTACTCCTCAGTTGGCAGAACTGCCAATGTAAACCTGATATTCTCTAAAGCTCGTGTTGCCCCAACAAAGCAACTCAGTATTCCAAGACTGGAATTATTAGCTGTTGTTATTGGAACAAGGTGCCTGAACTATGTAACTGAACAACTGCAGTTGACAGTGACTGACCGAGTACTGTGGACAGACTCACAGTGCTTTCTTCATTGGATGAAAAGCCACAAACCGCTGCCCGTCTTTGTCCAAAACAGGCTGAAAGAGATAAAGTCACACAAAGACATCAAGTTCAGATATGTAACCACAACTCAAAATCCAGCTGACTTAGCCACTAGAGGTGTTTCTGCAGAAGCCCTCATCGACAATCAACTGTGGTGGCATGGACCATCTTGGCTCAGTGATGATGAAACCAAATGGCCTTCATGGGACTTTCAGCAGATAGATGACAACACGCTGGACCAGATAGCCAAACAAGCTGGTAGTCCACAGATCATGTACGAGACTCCAGCCTTGattgaaatggaaaacaaacaagaacacTCTGTAAAGCCAGTTGCACCttttgaactgaatgaaaagaaCTATTCTTGCCTGACAAGACTTCTCAGAGTGACTGCGTGGGCCTTACGATTCatcctgaaagttaagaagaagagtacaggaaaagaagaacttaaagccgaagaaattgaaCAAGCAAAATTGATGTGGGAGAGACATGTTCAGAACAGTAgtttttcatcagagatcaatGCAGTTAAGAAGAACACCAAGAACAATCTGAAGGATCAACTAGGCCTACAGTTAGATCAAAAGAGAATCCTCCGTTGCCATGGTAGAATGATCAGAGAAAACCTTCCAGAAAGTTCTATCTTCCCAAAGCTTCTACCAAAGAACCATGCCTTTACCAGCTTACTCATTAACAGTTTCCATGAAAAACTGATGCATGCTGGAGTATCCCACACACTGTCAGCTATCAGACGAGAATTCTGGATCCCACAAGGAAGAACAACGGTGAGAAACATTCTCCTGAACTGTCGTAGATGTAGAAGACATCAAGGAGGCCCATACAAAATGCCCAAGATGGCTCCGTACCCACCTTCAAGAATAGAAGAGTCTTCACCCTTTACATACACAGGCCTTGACTATTTGGGACCCTTGTATGTCAAAGTGAATGGAGTAACACAGGAAGTTTGGGTCTGCCTATTTACCTGTTTAGCAGTCAGAACTGTACATTTAGAAGTCATCCATGACTTGTCTGCACAACAGTTTGTTTTGTGTCTTAGAAGATTTATTGCCAGGCGTGGCAAGCCTAAAGAGATTATTTCTGACAATGCTTCTCAGTTCAAGCTAGCAAAGTCCACGGTTGAAGAAGCATGGCAGTTTGCAACAACTAGCCCCGACACACAGAGTTACTTAGCCAACGAAGGAATTACATGGAGCTTTATTATTGAACTGGCCCCCTGGATGGGAGGCTTCTATGAACGTCCTGTGGGACTTGTAAAACAAGCTCTCCGAAAGAGTATTGGCAAGATCTGTTTGAACATTGTCCAGTTGGAAACTATTCTTACGGAAATCGAAGCAGTCATAAATTCACGACCACTAGTGTATGTGGGAGCTGATCTGAAATCTGGATTTGCACTAACCCCTGGTGACTTCCTTAGTCTAAACCCGAAAACCGGTGTCCCATTCCTAGAAACAGAAGATGAACAACTGCAAGATCCAGACTTCGTTGAAAAACTCATTTCAGCCAAGAAGCTTCTTGAAAcatggaaaaaaggaaagaaacatcTTAACACATTCTGGAAACTGTGGTTTGATGAATATGTGCTAAGTCTCCGTGAAAGAAGCCAGAAGTACTTAAAAGCCCCTAGAGTTCAAGCAAACGTTCAACCTACAAAGGGAGATGTCGTGCTACTGAAAGAAAGTTCACCAAGAGGAACCTGGAAACTAGCAATGATTGAAGAAATCATCACAAGCAAAGATAACGAAGTACGAGCGGTCACTATCCGAACAGCAACAGGAAAGCTGCTGAACCGACCATTGAATTTTCTGTGTCCTTTGGAGTGCGCAGAAGTAAAACAAGAGTCTAACGAGTGTACCGAGCCTAGAAGTAGCAGTGAAGAGCAGCATGATGTACCCAAGCAGAAGAGCGGAATTGAACATGCCGAGAAACGCCCTCTTCGCAGAGCTGCAGCCGAAGCAAGAAGAAAGCTTAACAGATTACTGAACACTTAgaatgtgtaaaaaaaaaaacaaaaaaaaaacttgactgGCCCGGAGTGTCAAGGAGAAGCGTTACTCCGCGAGATTTAAGTAACACGGGATCCCCCGCGGGATTCCCGAAAACACGTGCAAAGAAACGGAGAGGCATGTTGAGAATAAAATCCGCCGTGTTGAGTTTATGTTTGTGTGAATGTGGTCCTCACTCGCCCATCGCGACAAcaatgtagtataatttccatctaaACTGGCGGGTaacgcacctcatacagttcgatgtaacttgtaaagtagatataaccatgcagttaatttagttgttatagtgtactatgtagtataatttccatctgaactggagGGTAatgcacctcatacagttcgatgtaactaaTGCACCTTTTATAATGTTTATAACATCTGTTCTTTTCCACTTCATTTTATATATGCAGGTTGTGCCTAGTGAAAAAGAGCTACCTGGGTTGAAGCAAGATTCTTCTCCATTTATCCTCATTGCGGGCGAACTCCCGAATTATGATGACATTTATATCGTTGCAAAAGGCGAACGAATACTAAACGTTTCGGGAGGCCACCTCGTTGCTCTTAAATgcttagtttgtttttattatactCAAGTCTGCACAAATACATACATTTTCTTGCCGAAGCACGCTCTCCAAATCTTCGATTCATACAAAATTCCTGTCAATGCGACGAAGCTTGGTTCTACCTTCTGCGAACGTGTGCGAtcacgatcgcagacgatcgaagaactagggagtttaagatctgcgacgccacggtaacgaaaacgtcatttaaaattcccACTTCAGgttaattaatctttttcgtcattatgttgtcttatctaacttctaaaaagtagtgtaactttccaggaactgaattaggaggtgcggtgtcgaagctacgacagaaaattcaaattcgctgccttgtgttcacgttctctgaaaaactttagcattggtaatttcacgtcgtagatttgcagaaaacgtgaaagaaatgtacaaaaatgaaaaatgaacgcgcagagcgtgcaaagctattgtttttgctcattaaatatgcataatttgtgacgttttcgctgccgtcgcgtcatagatcttaaactccctactttctgcgatctgcgatcgtctgcaatcatatggaaaccaaccTTAATGGCCCTAGGGTAAGTTATAGAAATGTGAATCTAGAGTCGTGCATTTTTTACTTAAGTAAGCGATTGTAATTTTACGCTTGAGTTTGTTACCCATCGATGTAGCGTCATGTGAAATTTTACTTATAAATTGATGataaataaacataattacaCTTCATTCTATGGTTGAATTATACGTTTTTTGGGGGTAATTTCAAGTTATTTAGATGGGGTAAAATTACACCATCCAAAAAGGGTAGCGGGGCTGACAAGATCACTACACCGTCATTCGGGGTAATTTTACCCATCCTTTCTGATATTACTACCCTTGCTAGATGTGTAATTTTACAAGTGCAAAGTTGTATAATACCCATTTTACACTATTTTGCGTGCAAATTTAACATCCTTTTGAGAGTTAAACTACACTTTAGAAGTTGGTGTAAtattacacacaaaaaaagggCTTGCGGGGCTGGCAACAATTTTACACCATTTTTAAGTGTAGTCttacactttaatttttagGGTGTTCCAGCTGGTGTTTGGAATTATAGTGATTTAAATGCTTATATCAAACGAATAACAGGAAACGATGATATATCTTTGACTTTCAATTCAACAACATTCAGAGTTAAAATTGTATTACCAACTCAGGTCAGACTTGATTTAACAAAATCAGATTTTAATGATCCTATCGGTTTTGACAAAAAGATATTGACAAGTGGGACACATATTGGTAGTAAAGTTCCAAATTTGAGTCAAGATACAGACGTTCTAAATATCCATTGTGACCTTATTAATGATAGTTTAGTTGATGGTGAGGATACGGATATCATTTGTAGTTTTAGTAACAGCGTGCTACAACCATCGTATTCTTTCACCTTAGAACCAAGACGAACCACCTTTAATCCTATCAATAAAACCACTGTATCTTCAATAAGAATGTGGGTAACAGATGGAAAACGACGATTGCTCTTCCTAAACGGAGCCGATGTtgcatattcattgattttaaaaagagtgGAATAATTTAACATAACAGTATAATAAAACCGTATGAACTCAAAAGATTTTACTATCCACGACTTGGTAGAtttgtatttcaacacaaaGGATCTGGTATATTGTTAACAATATTTGGAAGCCTGTAAAAAGTATTATGTTatcagtttttaaaaaagttggcAAACCTCTGGGTAAAAAAGCATTAGAATCTGCTATATCACATAGCGGCGACAAAATCGGAAAAACTATCGTTGAAAAATCTGGCGATCTGATTATGAAAAAATCCTCTGAAATGAGgaaatcaaaaaataaaatgattacaaGACCTCAACAAGCTGTTGATAtgtcaaaacaaaatgaaagcactGATATGGTATTAAACCGTTTGATATCTGGTGATGGTATTAAAAGAAGacgaaaataattatataatataatattataatgtcttttagaacaagtgagtTTTGCAAAGAAACGAATATGTTCGTTTTCAATTAGATGATGTAATAAGAGCTCCTGCATGGTAACAATCAACATCAAGAAAGGAATTGTTACAAATTTACAATCAATGATAGATCTTCATTTTTTGATTGGTACAATGGATACTTTGAAGTTCgttttcagttaaaaaaaaaagcaggttATGCTGCTGCAGATAGAATAAGGGTTATTAATGGCGCTCATAGCCTTATTAAGACATCTTCTGATAAAATCAGCTGGTACAATAGTATATGATACTGATAATCTTCATAATGTAACTTTTGTGAAAAATCTTTTAGAATATTCTGGTGACTATTCAAGATCTGTTGGTAAAAATAGTTTATGGTATTTGGATACAAATAATACAACCGGTGCAAACAATATAGGTTATGAATGTCGTAGGCTTCTTACTCAAGCTGATGGAACAGGAGGAGCGAAGCATATTAATGTTATTATTCCTCTGAATCGTTGTAACTTTTTTGAAGAATTGGAAAGCAAAATGTTAGTTCCTATGCTGATTCAATTTAACATCACTTTAAGCGAAGATGGAGAATTAATTCACATGGCAAAACGTTACTGATGATGGAAGAGTTGTAATAGACAGATTTGAATTATGGTTACCAAAATTGATTCCAAAAGATAGTCTGTATTCAAATTTTGTAAGCTCGTTTATAAAAGAATCAAAATGGAATTATTTAAGAGAATTATATGAAGTTTCACAAC
The sequence above is a segment of the Montipora foliosa isolate CH-2021 chromosome 2, ASM3666993v2, whole genome shotgun sequence genome. Coding sequences within it:
- the LOC137991174 gene encoding uncharacterized protein translates to MEMIKDRMEFKLRRGSVKVNIELEEKMLEIERQKAEIEHRKLQIEAERLNLEKEKLKKKLEVETAKQGMKSNTVKLPKLDFNKFSGELLKWQEFWDSFESAIHSNASLNPVEKMNYLRAKLEGEGKEVISGLTLTNANYEEAIRLLQKRFGQNEIMINAHYTTIMDKSVRKLEAFDHDCSLMDMPASSSSTSALRTRYDSIEKHLRSLQALGEDVNTKMLVSLIMTKLPKDVITHLTDHKEDGQEWTVQLLRDKLHRFITNRENAERQCGIKDDSKHTARSMCLTSEDKEGITTTETLFSVTKPPKDQKVRRRDICVYCQGKHWSDECKKYATVAARKEKIKGQCFICLTPGHHQKDCKANKVCVHCQQKNKHHRSLCINKFQEKPAETAHVVTETISPVTENTLLASDEQVLMQTATVEVENLEKSGKQTIRLLLDTGSQRSYITEQLADKRQLPIKGSETLTVYTFNTSKPRQLQTPVTELRLLTKDG
- the LOC137991175 gene encoding uncharacterized protein, translating into MKQVVPGLNLMVSKLGWILTGRIKCQEAQSAPSISMLTYTSSPVNAHLAAQFNVQTLPTEQKPQLDDFWKLETLGISEPVSVNDDDQALQKFNDTVRFEDGRYQVTWPWKKESPSLPTNYQLALGRLRCLTNILAKNPEHLTKYDAVIQDQLHKGIVEIVPDEESVNTLKHYIPHHEIVTPDTQQKYALSLMVQLKPKKEAKA
- the LOC137991176 gene encoding uncharacterized protein, with protein sequence MRFRLNRVALIADVEKAFHQVGLQPEDRDVTQFLWLKDATKPILENNVQELRFTRVPFGMISSPFLLAATVKYHLNKADTPVAKKISDNMYVDNMVTGVATSEQAVEFYKEAKSLFQSSSMNLREWASNSKEFLQNIPESDQTRGDTMKILGTTRNMTSDTIFVNGSETSSCPVTSKREALQSISRIYDPLGFFSPVTLNGKLFLQELWKNESDWDETLSELQQQQWYKIQDDHTPLSSIPVPRYIGIGTESKLFCFTVASAKAYSAAVYLYSSVGRTANVNLIFSKARVAPTKQLSIPRLELLAVVIGTRCLNYVTEQLQLTVTDRVLWTDSQCFLHWMKSHKPLPVFVQNRLKEIKSHKDIKFRYVTTTQNPADLATRGVSAEALIDNQLWWHGPSWLSDDETKWPSWDFQQIDDNTLDQIAKQAGSPQIMYETPALIEMENKQEHSVKPVAPFELNEKNYSCLTRLLRVTAWALRFILKVKKKSTGKEELKAEEIEQAKLMWERHVQNSSFSSEINAVKKNTKNNLKDQLGLQLDQKRILRCHGRMIRENLPESSIFPKLLPKNHAFTSLLINSFHEKLMHAGVSHTLSAIRREFWIPQGRTTVRNILLNCRRCRRHQGGPYKMPKMAPYPPSRIEESSPFTYTGLDYLGPLYVKVNGVTQEVWVCLFTCLAVRTVHLEVIHDLSAQQFVLCLRRFIARRGKPKEIISDNASQFKLAKSTVEEAWQFATTSPDTQSYLANEGITWSFIIELAPWMGGFYERPVGLVKQALRKSIGKICLNIVQLETILTEIEAVINSRPLVYVGADLKSGFALTPGDFLSLNPKTGVPFLETEDEQLQDPDFVEKLISAKKLLETWKKGKKHLNTFWKLWFDEYVLSLRERSQKYLKAPRVQANVQPTKGDVVLLKESSPRGTWKLAMIEEIITSKDNEVRAVTIRTATGKLLNRPLNFLCPLECAEVKQESNECTEPRSSSEEQHDVPKQKSGIEHAEKRPLRRAAAEARRKLNRLLNT